The Pochonia chlamydosporia 170 chromosome Unknown PCv3seq00008, whole genome shotgun sequence sequence GGCCACAAGCAATCCTCCACCCTCTGGTGGATTCTGCAGAGCAAACTCAGATTTACGGAGCAGTTTCGTGTGAGCTCCACGCCGCCGCTaacaatggcatcaacagACTCGATCTGAAGCACAAGTTTGCAGTTGCATCAAATTCAGACAGTTTTTCATCTGAATGTCGGCTTTTTAGAGCGGACGACGCTAATATATAGTCCTGATATTCGACTTCATGCTTACACGAAGTAAAACGACCACGAGTCAGAATATCTTTCAAGAACGATAGAATTTGAGACAAGGAGTCGTCCGACTCTACGCTTGGCCCCGAAAAGCCGTGATCGAAGCAGGAGCACATGTAACTACGGCTCGATCTTCAGGGCGCAAGAGAACCGACAGACTCGTCACAAAGATGGACGTCAATGCCCGAGGTGACGGTTACAGGACAAAATACGAAGAACATGACGTACCCAGCACTTATCACCAATGTGTCCAAGGCGTTGTCCGCGTATACCTACACAACTCACATTGGTAGAAGAGTAGAACAAGGACTTGCACATCTGGTGTAGcttttattttattttgaCAGGATGCCTCTGTTAATACCGAAGATTCTTGAGGGATAATTTAAACTTGTTAAACAGAGTTGTCATAATGTTTCAGGCTGGCTCCGTTCCGGATGAGTCAGTTTTTCTTTCCGGCCGAATCCCGAGGCCTGTCCAAACAGAGGCCAGATTGATAAGCTATACAACATGGGTTCCGCAAACAAAACATTAGTATATCTCATCCAGTGCCATTGTTCCATCTCGACTGAGTAGACTTCTTATACAATGCCCCGGAGTCTCCGCACTTTCTCCAGATCATTCCATCTACCCGCCTGTTGCCTTTATCATCCACCCTAGATGGTTCAACAGTAGGATCAGCGTGGCAGAGTATTGCCTggaaaatgtcaagttcagTAGGACGTTCCGACATATCAAAGAATAACGAGCCTACGTACCTGTCGAAGGTAGTCCATGCAGTGTAGCAGATGAGGCAACTCTGCGGCGCTATATCGGTCATTTCGGCTCTCGTGAGCCTCGGTCGTCTGATGCGCTAGCTCATTAGCGAGGGTCTGCTTTTGCAGACCAGTACGAAGTATCGTGAGGCAATGCAGCTGATGAAACATGGAAATGCCAAAAGCTTCCATTTGGCCGGTTTTCCGATTTTTCTCGAAGAAGAAACCGTTATTTTCGGTTAGTAGGTTTTCCCAATTTTGATCGTGACTGTGGGATATATTTTGAAAATCGTCGTTCTTAGAGAACTGGACGCTAATGAGTGCCAGCCGTGGGTGGCTTTGTTTTCCGAAACTGATCATTAAGTAGATCGAACCTGTGAGAATGAAACCAAGACAAACACCTATAATGACTAAACTCGCGTCACTTTGTATATTGCAACGTCTTGATCTTTTGGGGTGCGAAAATTGCTTTTCGTCTACGAGCAGCAAAGAGTCCATGCTATCgacatcttcttcgtctgcaTCGCTCACCCTGAGACCCATTTTCCCGTCAACCGGAAAATAAGGAAATGATGGAAAGTCAAGGTGGAATCGAGGATGCTCGTAGGCGCAATCCCGTATCGTTGATTGATTCTTGGCAAGTTTTTCAAGATTGGTGAGCCTTGGCAAGTTATTAAGACTTGGCGAAGGGAGTCGAGCATAGGCTGAGTAACCCATGCTGTCGACGCAGTTGCTCAAGTGGCTGACAAAAGTGGCTGAAATATTCAATTCTCCCCTTCTTTCCACACAGTATGGCCCTTAATAGTATGTTATTGTCCTATTGTTGCTTTCTCCATCTTTCCCCTCTGTTCCACTCATCTGGGCTCAACTGGGCTTGATTCAATCATAAAATGAGTATCTACTTCGTACTGTACCGTACCGGtactcctccatcaaatAAGTAAGTGAATTAATatctctccatcttcgaTGTTCATAGCCATTTTGTGACTAATGGGTAAGTCATAAGAAGCTCGTACATAGTCTTGCTGTAAGGTACCATAGTGCCGGTGGTGTGAAACGAACAaagcaagaccaaaatgGGTCATTGCGGCCTACGCAGGGCTATTATTATGTCAAGTACCATGAGTACCGACATCCTCCAAGCGAAGGGGATCAAGAGCTGACGGTACTTGTCGCGGCAAGCAAAGACTAGTTGGTTTAACGCACGAATAGTGGAAGAAAATGGACTCATGCGCCTCTCATTCAACTGGGTCCATCCCATGACCCTCATAAACTCATTGCCGTATTACCCGAATGTGGCGCTAATGAAACAGCATGCATCAAATGAATTTTACATATAAACTAGCGAGCAAGCTTTAAGGTGGCTGTTAACCCCTGCCAAGGCGACCTAACATTTACGGGGACTCCCACGAACAAGCAAAGCTAATTGCCACTGTGAACTAAACGCCACTGAAATACCTGCAGCAACAGACCCAAAATGGTAATAATTTGGCGACCTAGCTTGGGCAGGCGTGACAGCCACAGTTCTTGGAGTTAGCTACAGAGGTATCGTGCACATGAggaaagatgaagacgatgaagtACACAAGAGCAATGTAATGCTTGCTGATGAAATCGGCAGAAGCATGGCGGCTAACCCAGAAATATTTCTTCGGATACATTATCTGACAGGTTTGTAGGGGTCTAGAGGAAACACTTGCTGCTGCTAAGGAACGAGGGGTATTTATTCCAGAACACAGCTAActcgaaaaaaaaaaaacacaattCCAACATTAATGAGAGGCTTATCCGTCCTAATGAAACTGTTTGCCCGTCTGAAGACTGCGTCACCCATATCTAGAGGCATCCCTAGTCGGATGAATACAGTTCCGAAGCATCCTTGTATGTTGAACCTGGTAGACAACTCATAATTCTGTGCATGTTGAAATTCCATATCTTCAGCCAAGTTTGAGAATTGAAAGGGGATCTATTGCAACTTTACAGACTGACCAATCACCAGACGTTTACAGTCCGTGAACGGCCTGTGATCAAATATTTGCTATGTTTTCCACCCACTATTCCGGAAGTACAGCCGCAGAGTGCCAACACGAAAATTTCAAGCGGACCTAAACTCTCCAGCAtcagtctggtcttttcATGTCGGGATAAATAATGCCTTGCATGAGAATGGATACACCCCTACCACCCAGCGGTCCCGGCATGTCACCACTTCGCCCAACTTGTTGGAATCGACAAGGGTCTGCAACTACCTACCAAGTACTGGTCGAAGCGACTTTGCATTTTGGCGGTAGTCAACGCCTACAATTAGCTAGGCAGCAGGTATTCTAGTGGTTTAGCGAtgagtttttttttcctgCCGCCCATGGGTAATCGAGATGCCGAAGACGAGTTAGCACTTGAATGCCAAGAGACCTGACAACCTTTGCTTGGCTCCAGGTGGGACCCcgaggaacttgcggatttggctCTCCCGCCCCAGCAAATCGCGCGACGTCGCGCGACCTCAGAGTGAGCAGGGTGAGCCCTATAGGTATGTGTTGTGCGGCTGGGTGAGCTAGGCACCCGCGCAGCAAGAAGGGTGGGCAAAGCTATACTCTAATTGGCCGCATGCTTTGTGATCTTATATATTAACCTTTTCTATCCTTTCTTATGCCTACCTTACCTTCTTACTTTATTTTATTGCAGACATAACTATCTACGCTAGATATATCTTAGTAAGTTAATTAATTATTACTACTGCTATTATGTTAGCTAATCTTCTTATTAACTTTACTAATTAATTTACTTTATATACCTCCCCTCTGTGAATGCACGCGTAATAGAAGCAATTATTCTCGCTAAGTCACAAATAGCCCGCAACTAATTTAACATTATAGATTCCACGGAGAAGTAAATAAACCTTATCTATTAGATTATATACTACTTTACTTAGATGTAATATACTAGTTGCCTAGCTAAGCGCGTTTAATGCGGTCTGCCTTGCTAATTATTAATATTAAGGTAATTAGAGATAGAAAGATAGATAGAATATTTTTATTATTAAAACTTATAATTAGCTTCTTATATTATCTTAGCTAGATTCTTATGCAGTTAGATTTTAGTTACAAGTTATCACAGGAATATAGGGATTATCTATTAGATGGAAGATATAGTAGTGTAAAATCTAGCTGCCACGTTAAGTTTATAGAATTGCGTGTTCCAGCAGATAAACACAGATTTGGGCTGTCTCCTAAGTATTTCTCGGCAAAGAGGCTAGATACTTGCGTAGCTATAGCCATAGAACTATTTCCCTGCGTGAAGGATGTGGTATTATTGTGAGTATTTTCATGAGATGAGAAACCTAGACTTAAGCTCTAAATCTAGTGTATATATCTCTTAGTTGATAAAAAGTGCCTAGGATGCACTAAAGGCTATACGGCCTGCAAACTAGAGGTAATTTGCATCTTTATTGTTAGTACCGCATCTACCAAGTCTTTAGAATAAGATTTTAGGCTGTTTAACTCCTTAATTACGTCAGAATATTAATATTCCACACTATATGTATAGTATTTAGtataaatataaataaataatGTAGTGCTAGATGGTCTTACAGATTTAAAGGGCTATTTAGAGGATAAAATAGATGTATTTACAGAGTACTTATTAGGGTAGTGCTATAAGCCAGAGTACTCATAGTGTGGATCCTATCACATAAATAAAGAGTATCCGTGTTAACGATGGACGCTCTCTCATCTTAACAACTCTTTTGCATCTTACGCAGATAACGCTTAGTATACTCTCTATATGAAATGTGGCTCCATAAACCATTTATTTTATGTACTTAAACCATCTATCACGAGAGCCTAATAAAGTCTAGCAACACGACGTTTTAGGAAACGATGTACTGCCTTGCATATTAGGGTGTGTGCAAAAATAGCGCAATATTAGGAAGACAGATATATCCGACTTCCGTGTTTGTCTGCTAACGGCTAATATATACGGCCTGCTATTATGGATAAAAGACTAGCGTTCCCTCTGCACCACCCTTAAACTAactctcttctttgattATTAAATTTAGTGTTGCCACTATGATTTGCGTGTACCCTAGCTCACAGACCGAGCTGGACAATATGGCACTCACTCTTAAAAAGGCCAAAAAAGTGGTTATTCTAGTTGGAGTAGGTGTTAGCACTTCTACAGGCATTTAAGTGAGTTTTTATAGTCCAAGTTATACTATTATATGCTAAGTATTTAAGATTTCCAGTCTAAAAATAGCTTACACTCACTTAGAATTACATTTAACATCTATAACCTGAGAGCCGACAAGCGTGGCACATTTCTCATACATCCTGCTAAGCTTTACTGCCAAGCACGTGCCGCATGGCTAATAATAACTCACAATTTCCTTCTGGCTCTTAGGAGGAATAGCTAGCTACTTTAGTGCTATACTTAAAATGTCGATATGCTTAAGAGAAAGGCAGGTCTCTCTACGGGAATATCAAAAGAGAATGTTTACATTACCCTTTATGGCGATCTTCGCATGCAACAACGCAACCTCTACCAGAGGGTTGCTGACTGGCAGCCTCACAAGTCCGCGATCCTGGCTAGCATCACCCCAGCATGCATTCTCTGGACTGCAAGGCGCGAGAGGCGAATCAAACTCGGAAAGCGATCTATACCAGCAGGTTACTTGCGACTGGATGTCGCTCTTTTAGGCGAGGAACATCCCCACGGGGAGACGATTGGAACTGTCACTACAAAAGATCTGAGGTCGCCGTTTATTCCATGATGACGTCAGCGCCACAACGACAGATCTTAATGACTGGTGACATTCTTAAACCATGCTCAGTTTTATATGACAATCTAAATGACCATTCACGGCCGTCACTGTGCCAGTCATGGCTGGCCAGAAACTCTCTCGCCGTCTGGTGGATTAGGTAGACCCTTGAGTTTTTGATGAAAACGAAAAGTCCACACAACTGACGGATTTTCTTATCCAACCCTTCCGGTCTTAACCCAGCTTTGCGTGTAGTTCGCGAattctttgactttgctACCCCTACGGCCATCGCCATTTCCTCGATTGTCAAAGGACGCCGTGCGCCGACTATAATCTGCAAGATCGTTCTTACATCCGCCATTTTATCTGATGGCACTCTATTTAACATTTTCCTATACGCGGCGCTGACAGAGCTGGGAATCAATTGAATGGATTCTTCGTCGGGCTGAAGGCTATTTCGAAACATAGTTGTGATATCTTCCATAGCCAAACATAGCCACAGGTACGTACGACGTTCCAtttggagaagttgctgTTCCAATCGTTGCTGAAAACGAAATGAAGACAGCTTGGCCGTGCACGGGAACTATCGGGTGGGGTGGTAATCTTAGAGCGACTGAGGAAGATCCACCATTATTCTGCTAGCTCTTTGACAGTTTCGTTCAGTCTCGCCCAGTCTTAAAGGTGGTCGACCTCATAAATACGATAACACATGGAACATATCGTGTTAATTGCTATTCGTGAGACTCCTATGCAAGTTCTGTATTGATGTGCCGGTCAACAAGCGCCAATTGGCTCTCCAGCTTGTCAGTTTTTATACTAATTACACACAAGCTTGAATGCCTCTAAAATCGtctcttgttgatgattAATAAACTTAATGGAACTGCCCGCAACTCTGGCTTCAACGCACTCCTCTCTGCTAGCCCAGAGATACGTCTGGTGCTCGTTAGGATCCAACCTGATGCGTATGGGCTCCTGTACATCGACAACGAATGAATACTTCACCATCCGTAGACCACTTCTTGACAGAAAGAACGCACCCGTGTCAACCACGGATCTCCCCAACGACGAGTCTCGTCCCGTtccaaccagttgactgATATGTCGCAGATGCAACCCGGTTTCCTCCCACAGCTCGCGTGATAGCGAATGTAACAACGTATGATCTGCATCGTCACAGCTACCACCGGGTATCTCCCAGTAGGATGGGTTAGAATCGTGTTCTGATCGTTGCACCAGCAATATCCGCTTTGCTGCACCACTTCCGTCGAATACCAAAGCGCCGACAGAGACAGAATCGAACTGCGGTTGAGAAGATAAAAACTCTTTCAGAGAGACATTGAGATCTGTGACAGATTTGTCCGCTGTGAAAGTCGAAGAGGGGCCTGATTGGATACTATTACTTTTATGATCTGTCTCCATTAAAGCGATGCACAGACTAGGCGGGACAATAAGTTGCAGTATAGAATATGGAGGCGACCTCGACAGAATATTGCGTTGTGTAGTTGTATTTAAGCTAAAAAGACGTTCCAGAGATTCACTTGTGCCAAAACTTTGCTTTCCCCGCGTTTCTGCCTGGTGCGTTAATGCCTCTTGCCTTCGGCTACGGCGAACTTGCGGAGATAGCATGCCCATTAGTAGCAGTGATTGAAAATGTGTTCACATGCCTGTAAAGACATCCAATACGGCAACATCATCCCCTTAAAAAGATCTTTTATTCACTAGCCACTATTGCCTAAGGTGATATCTTAAGGTTTTACTCGATTGGGTACTGGACCCAAAATGCACGTGCAATCTACACCCCAACAGGCGGTGACGAGGCTGAACATCCTTTGGCCTCCTGTCAAAGGGCCGCCGAAAATACAACACGCGCGTGCCAACGAGACTGCCCCAATATGAGGATCGGAACAATTTGAGAAGTGGTTGGGTATACTACGCGCAAATCATGAGTGCCAAACCCATCGAGCCGCCGATGGGTGCATTGGTCAGCGGCATCAGATGTCCGGCTCAGCCAGTCTGTTTAATGCATATGTAGCTTCATTTCAgtcttgccaaacttgggCGACATTAGTAAATAGTAACGGATAGTTGCCACGGAGACAACACGGTTTTTCGGCCAGGAGAGGAGAAATTACTCTGCATGAGAAGGTATTATCCTGTAGTGGGAGTGGAAAGGAGGCGGCGATGGTAAAGGTGGCATTCCAAAAGTCTAGTCA is a genomic window containing:
- a CDS encoding NUDIX domain-containing protein, producing the protein MGMLSPQVRRSRRQEALTHQAETRGKQSFGTSESLERLFSLNTTTQRNILSRSPPYSILQLIVPPSLCIALMETDHKSNSIQSGPSSTFTADKSVTDLNVSLKEFLSSQPQFDSVSVGALVFDGSGAAKRILLVQRSEHDSNPSYWEIPGGSCDDADHTLLHSLSRELWEETGLHLRHISQLVGTGRDSSLGRSVVDTGAFFLSRSGLRMVKYSFVVDVQEPIRIRLDPNEHQTYLWASREECVEARVAGSSIKFINHQQETILEAFKLVCN